The Croceicoccus marinus genome contains a region encoding:
- a CDS encoding (2Fe-2S)-binding protein: MTRFTVNDRPVQFLMDPETPLLWALRDAANLTGTKYGCGNGDCGACMVIIDGEAIRSCLVSIAEVEGRFVTTIEALSGDRSHPLQQAMVAEGAIQCGFCTPGFVMAGAALLARNPRAGREEIAQAVRNLCPCGAGPRIIRAIERAGRAMRRRENLESLPAPGIDPAEAAQVVPAISAASPEPTESEP, from the coding sequence ATGACCCGCTTTACCGTCAACGACCGGCCGGTCCAGTTCCTGATGGATCCCGAAACGCCCCTGCTGTGGGCGCTGCGCGATGCGGCCAATCTGACGGGCACCAAATATGGCTGCGGCAATGGCGATTGCGGCGCCTGCATGGTCATCATCGACGGCGAGGCGATCCGGTCCTGCCTGGTCAGCATCGCCGAGGTGGAGGGCCGCTTCGTCACCACCATCGAAGCGCTGTCGGGCGACCGATCGCATCCGCTGCAACAGGCGATGGTGGCCGAAGGGGCGATCCAGTGCGGGTTCTGCACTCCCGGCTTCGTGATGGCGGGTGCCGCGCTGCTGGCGCGCAATCCGCGCGCGGGGCGCGAGGAAATCGCTCAGGCGGTGCGCAATCTGTGCCCCTGCGGTGCGGGGCCGCGCATCATCCGCGCCATCGAACGCGCAGGCCGCGCGATGCGGCGGCGCGAGAATCTTGAAAGCCTGCCCGCCCCCGGCATCGATCCGGCCGAGGCGGCGCAGGTCGTGCCCGCGATCAGCGCGGCATCCCCCGAACCGACGGAGAGCGAACCATGA
- the lipB gene encoding lipoyl(octanoyl) transferase LipB: protein MASQIANNDAQPSSTGRAANIEWRRETGQVPYRDALAEMEERNRAIRDGTASELIWLLEHPPVYTAGTSAKEGDMLDPRFDVVQAGRGGQFTYHGPGQRIGYVLLDLTRRARDVRGFVHALEGWVIGALRDFGVESWRAEGRIGIWTRDIDGREAKIGAIGVRVRRWVTMHGFSVNLSPDLSHFTGIVPCGISEYGVTSLHRLGLNVSAEQFDRSLLMHGQEFLAALDRACPSD, encoded by the coding sequence ATGGCCAGTCAAATTGCGAACAATGACGCACAACCGTCCAGTACCGGAAGGGCTGCCAATATCGAATGGCGCCGCGAAACCGGCCAGGTTCCCTATCGCGACGCGCTGGCCGAGATGGAGGAGCGCAACCGCGCCATTCGCGACGGCACGGCGAGCGAGCTGATCTGGCTGCTCGAACATCCGCCGGTCTATACCGCGGGCACCAGCGCGAAAGAGGGCGACATGCTCGACCCGCGCTTCGACGTGGTGCAGGCGGGGCGCGGCGGGCAGTTCACCTATCACGGGCCGGGACAGCGCATCGGCTATGTGCTGCTCGACCTGACGCGCAGGGCGCGCGACGTGCGGGGCTTCGTCCACGCGCTGGAAGGCTGGGTGATCGGGGCGCTGCGCGATTTCGGAGTCGAGAGCTGGCGGGCCGAGGGGCGGATCGGCATCTGGACGCGCGACATCGACGGCCGCGAGGCCAAGATCGGCGCAATCGGCGTGCGGGTGCGGCGCTGGGTGACGATGCACGGCTTTTCGGTGAACCTGTCGCCCGACCTGTCGCATTTCACCGGCATCGTGCCTTGCGGCATCAGCGAATATGGCGTGACCAGCCTGCACCGGCTGGGCCTCAACGTCAGTGCCGAACAGTTCGACCGATCGCTGCTGATGCATGGGCAGGAATTCCTGGCCGCGCTGGACCGCGCCTGTCCCAGCGACTAG
- a CDS encoding HAD family hydrolase, protein MTKTPVRNVAFDVGRVLFRWDMALLFGPMVDDPAELDYVLSHVVTEAWHFEHDAGRDLAELVAERKLLFPRHGAVIDAYATRFLESIPGPVPGSHELVEELDERGVPLFAITNFADEFWARFRPDQPVFDRFRDIVVSGTEKLAKPAPEIFELAARRFGIDPAETLFIDDNDANIAAAQRLGWQVHHFRDAPALRDDLARRGLIDG, encoded by the coding sequence ATGACCAAGACACCCGTCCGTAACGTCGCTTTCGACGTCGGGCGGGTTCTGTTTCGCTGGGACATGGCGCTTCTGTTCGGCCCGATGGTCGACGATCCGGCCGAGCTGGATTACGTCCTGTCGCATGTCGTCACCGAAGCCTGGCATTTCGAGCATGACGCCGGACGCGACCTGGCCGAGCTGGTGGCAGAGCGCAAGCTGCTGTTCCCCCGGCATGGCGCGGTGATCGACGCCTATGCCACCCGCTTCCTGGAATCGATCCCCGGCCCCGTGCCCGGCTCGCACGAGCTGGTGGAAGAGCTGGACGAGCGCGGCGTGCCCCTGTTCGCGATCACCAATTTCGCCGACGAGTTCTGGGCCCGGTTCCGCCCCGACCAGCCGGTGTTCGACCGTTTCCGCGACATCGTCGTTTCGGGCACCGAGAAGCTGGCCAAGCCCGCGCCCGAGATCTTCGAGCTGGCGGCGCGCCGTTTCGGCATCGATCCGGCCGAAACCCTGTTCATCGACGACAATGACGCGAATATCGCGGCTGCGCAGCGGCTGGGCTGGCAGGTGCATCATTTCCGCGATGCCCCCGCGCTGCGCGACGATCTGGCGCGGCGGGGCTTGATCGACGGCTGA
- a CDS encoding class I SAM-dependent methyltransferase, which translates to MNGTELAERSAVSRAKRRIGHKLGPWAVFFKGFIQHPVMVGSIIPSSRFTINRMLARTDWDRCKLFVEYGPGVGTFCQPVLDRLRPDGALIVIDTNPLYIDYLNRTIHDPRFTAVLGSAADVEKIVKERGHDGADYVLSGLPFSTLPDGVGPAIVDATHRVLNTGGAFLVYQFSAAARDFMAKRFDRIDSDFEPLNVLPCKMFWGHKD; encoded by the coding sequence ATGAATGGTACCGAATTGGCGGAAAGGTCCGCGGTTTCTCGCGCGAAACGGCGGATCGGGCACAAGCTCGGACCCTGGGCCGTGTTCTTCAAGGGCTTCATCCAGCACCCGGTGATGGTCGGTTCGATCATCCCGTCGTCGCGCTTCACGATCAATCGCATGCTCGCGCGGACCGATTGGGACCGCTGCAAGCTGTTCGTCGAATACGGCCCCGGCGTCGGCACGTTCTGCCAGCCGGTGCTCGACCGGCTGCGTCCCGACGGGGCGCTGATCGTGATCGACACCAACCCCCTCTATATCGACTATCTCAACCGCACGATCCACGATCCGCGCTTTACGGCGGTGCTGGGCTCTGCCGCGGATGTCGAGAAGATCGTGAAGGAGCGCGGGCATGACGGGGCCGATTACGTGCTGTCGGGCCTGCCGTTCTCGACCCTGCCTGACGGGGTGGGGCCCGCGATCGTCGATGCGACGCACCGCGTGCTGAACACCGGCGGGGCATTCCTGGTCTATCAGTTCTCGGCTGCGGCGCGCGATTTCATGGCGAAGCGGTTCGACCGCATCGATTCGGATTTCGAGCCGCTGAACGTCCTGCCCTGCAAGATGTTCTGGGGCCACAAGGACTGA
- the ykgO gene encoding type B 50S ribosomal protein L36, whose product MKIRNSLKSLKNRHRDNRVIRRRGRTYVINKTVRKFKARQG is encoded by the coding sequence ATGAAGATTCGCAACAGCCTCAAGTCGCTGAAGAACCGTCATCGCGACAACCGCGTGATCCGTCGCCGCGGTCGCACCTATGTGATCAACAAGACGGTGCGCAAGTTCAAGGCCCGCCAGGGCTGA
- a CDS encoding glycosyltransferase family 2 protein, whose translation MDETFMNAVDAASRDHRIIAICVCRNEYTRMQSWLAHYRAIGVGCFAVIDNGSDDGTYEFLDAQPDVILTRTTASYAESKFGIRWVDAVRARISNRIWLLHTDADEQIIYRGWPERPLTDLVREAESDGANTIFSFMLDMYPEGPMEEGQPLTGHDLAEAAPLFDSDYHFRLRPVKPWRGPDGWVEVVGGPRVRLMSSVRREARSNWRTYWLRGQSDRVLPRMPRRFLPLALRALPTQMPVLAKYPLVQTQTKVSYHHCHAVGNADVFRESTVLLHFKFLADFADRVRREVERGEHYNGGAEYVRYADMIRRHKGMDLRYPGSARFQGSDQLIEMGLIRDVSDFGAYPF comes from the coding sequence ATGGACGAGACTTTTATGAATGCGGTGGATGCCGCAAGCCGCGATCACCGGATCATCGCGATCTGCGTATGCAGGAACGAATATACGAGGATGCAGTCGTGGCTGGCGCATTACCGCGCGATCGGGGTCGGTTGCTTCGCGGTGATCGACAACGGGTCGGACGACGGGACCTATGAATTCCTGGACGCGCAGCCGGACGTGATCCTGACGCGCACCACTGCCAGCTATGCCGAATCCAAATTCGGCATTCGCTGGGTCGATGCGGTGCGCGCAAGGATCAGCAACAGGATCTGGCTGCTCCATACCGATGCGGACGAGCAGATCATCTATCGCGGCTGGCCCGAACGCCCGCTGACCGACCTGGTCAGGGAAGCCGAGAGCGACGGCGCCAACACGATCTTCTCGTTCATGCTGGACATGTATCCCGAGGGCCCGATGGAGGAGGGGCAGCCGCTTACCGGCCACGACCTTGCCGAGGCCGCGCCCCTGTTCGACAGCGACTATCATTTCCGCCTGCGCCCGGTGAAGCCATGGCGCGGCCCCGACGGCTGGGTCGAGGTCGTCGGCGGTCCGCGCGTGCGGCTGATGTCCAGCGTCCGCCGCGAGGCGCGCAGCAACTGGCGCACCTATTGGCTGCGCGGGCAGAGCGACCGCGTGCTGCCGCGCATGCCGCGCCGCTTCCTGCCGCTGGCGCTGCGCGCGCTGCCGACGCAGATGCCGGTGCTGGCGAAATATCCGCTGGTGCAGACGCAGACCAAGGTATCCTATCACCATTGCCACGCGGTCGGGAACGCCGACGTCTTCCGCGAAAGCACGGTGCTGCTGCACTTCAAGTTCCTGGCCGATTTCGCCGACCGCGTCCGCCGCGAGGTCGAGCGGGGCGAGCATTACAACGGCGGGGCGGAATATGTGCGCTATGCCGACATGATCCGCCGCCACAAGGGCATGGACCTGCGCTATCCGGGCAGTGCGCGGTTCCAGGGGTCCGACCAGCTGATCGAGATGGGGCTGATCCGCGACGTCAGCGATTTTGGCGCCTATCCGTTCTAA
- a CDS encoding DUF2254 domain-containing protein yields MTARLLSLWSRINASYWFYPAIFSILAFFLALGTIALDRGVASEFLTSNKWLIPARPSGASNMLQVIAASTIGVAATVFSITIVAVSYASGTYGPRLLSNFMEDKGNQLSLATFIGTFVYAVMVLRVVRQEDESPAAVLNGDAMPGFVPQLSLLVAIFMMLSSIGVLVFFLNHIPDSIRINTVLEDIGKRLIRQIQRRFPHEGEGIDWPEVKTEREVRAERAGYIEIINFDGLNEIAEKNGGRIVLFVEAGNFIHPPRSLAGLHGMGDDKIAEKVRDCFVLSGLRTPTQDLRFLLDELVEIALRALSPGINDPFTAMTALQWMGAATAELGTRVLHESANDDEDRVDPETAPVIPLTTDFEGYVAAGFGAARSAVATSRKASLCMFGALENCADAISSDKRLAVLREEGAKLLAQAESALSGPDLVEVHERHRQFLRHLR; encoded by the coding sequence ATGACCGCCCGCCTGCTCTCGCTCTGGAGCCGGATAAACGCCAGCTACTGGTTCTATCCGGCGATATTCTCGATCCTCGCGTTCTTCCTGGCGCTGGGCACCATCGCGCTCGACCGCGGGGTCGCGTCGGAATTCCTGACCAGCAACAAATGGCTGATCCCCGCGCGTCCCAGCGGCGCCAGCAACATGCTGCAGGTCATCGCGGCCAGCACCATCGGCGTGGCGGCGACGGTCTTCTCGATCACGATCGTCGCGGTGTCCTATGCCAGCGGCACCTATGGCCCGCGACTGCTGTCCAATTTCATGGAGGACAAGGGCAACCAGCTCAGCCTCGCCACCTTCATCGGCACCTTCGTCTATGCGGTGATGGTGCTGCGCGTCGTGCGGCAGGAGGACGAATCGCCCGCAGCGGTGCTCAACGGCGACGCGATGCCGGGCTTCGTGCCGCAATTGTCGCTGCTGGTGGCGATCTTCATGATGCTCTCCTCGATCGGCGTGCTGGTCTTCTTCCTCAACCACATTCCCGATTCGATCCGCATCAACACGGTACTCGAGGATATCGGCAAGCGGCTGATCCGCCAGATCCAGCGCCGCTTCCCGCACGAGGGCGAAGGCATCGACTGGCCCGAGGTGAAGACCGAACGCGAAGTCCGCGCCGAGCGCGCCGGCTATATCGAGATCATCAATTTCGACGGGCTGAACGAGATTGCCGAGAAGAACGGCGGCCGCATCGTGCTGTTCGTCGAGGCAGGCAATTTCATCCATCCGCCCCGCTCGCTGGCGGGCCTGCACGGGATGGGTGACGACAAGATCGCCGAAAAGGTGCGCGACTGCTTCGTGCTGTCGGGGCTGCGCACGCCGACGCAGGATCTGCGCTTCCTGCTGGACGAGCTGGTCGAGATCGCGCTGCGCGCGCTGTCGCCGGGCATCAACGACCCGTTCACCGCGATGACGGCGCTGCAATGGATGGGCGCGGCCACGGCGGAACTGGGCACGCGCGTGCTGCACGAATCGGCCAATGACGACGAGGACAGGGTCGATCCCGAAACCGCGCCGGTCATTCCGCTGACGACCGATTTCGAAGGCTACGTCGCCGCGGGCTTCGGCGCGGCCCGGTCGGCGGTGGCGACCAGCCGCAAGGCCAGCCTTTGCATGTTCGGCGCGCTCGAGAACTGCGCCGATGCGATCAGCAGCGACAAGCGCCTCGCCGTGCTGCGCGAGGAAGGCGCCAAGCTGCTGGCTCAGGCCGAATCGGCGCTGTCGGGCCCCGACCTGGTCGAGGTGCACGAGCGGCACCGCCAGTTCCTGCGCCACCTGCGCTAA
- a CDS encoding DMT family transporter, whose amino-acid sequence MEPADTRFDRLARLGMLVAANAVLAMGPWLVRLADTGPVAAGFWRLTLALPVIAFFAWREPASKAPLGRIGLLLVAGAGVAFALDLAAWHLGIERTRLGNASLFGNSGSVILIAWSLIAARQSPRMAEIAAVAAALIGAFLLMDGSLQISHENLLGDLFSLLAGVLYAVYLLMLRSVRARLGPWSMLVLVILAGAPILLGVALALGEAVMPGNWAPLLVLAMSSQVVGQGLLIRSLSWFSPLVIGLALLTQPALAALSGYLAFGEGLSAQDMIGMALMGTALALARASEPKVKVPRP is encoded by the coding sequence ATGGAACCTGCGGACACGCGCTTTGACCGCCTGGCGCGGCTGGGCATGCTGGTTGCCGCCAATGCGGTGCTGGCGATGGGACCGTGGCTGGTCCGGCTGGCCGATACCGGGCCGGTGGCGGCGGGTTTCTGGCGGCTGACGCTGGCCCTGCCGGTCATCGCGTTCTTCGCGTGGCGAGAGCCTGCAAGCAAGGCTCCGCTGGGCCGGATCGGCCTGTTGCTGGTCGCGGGCGCGGGCGTGGCCTTTGCGCTGGACCTGGCCGCCTGGCATCTGGGGATCGAGCGGACGCGCCTGGGCAATGCCTCGCTCTTCGGCAATTCGGGCAGCGTGATCCTGATCGCCTGGAGCCTGATCGCCGCCCGCCAGAGCCCGCGCATGGCCGAGATCGCAGCGGTCGCCGCGGCGCTGATCGGCGCGTTCCTGTTGATGGACGGTTCGCTTCAGATCTCGCACGAGAACCTGCTGGGCGACCTTTTCTCGCTGCTCGCGGGTGTGTTGTATGCCGTCTATCTGCTGATGCTGCGCAGCGTGCGGGCGCGGCTGGGACCGTGGAGCATGCTGGTGCTGGTGATCCTGGCGGGCGCGCCGATCCTGCTGGGGGTCGCTCTGGCGCTGGGCGAGGCGGTGATGCCGGGCAACTGGGCTCCGCTGCTGGTACTGGCGATGAGCAGCCAGGTGGTGGGGCAGGGGCTGCTGATCCGGTCGCTGTCATGGTTCAGCCCGCTGGTGATCGGGCTGGCGCTGTTGACCCAGCCCGCGCTGGCGGCGCTGAGCGGCTATCTGGCGTTCGGAGAGGGGCTGTCGGCACAGGACATGATCGGCATGGCGCTGATGGGCACGGCGCTGGCACTGGCCCGCGCGTCGGAGCCGAAGGTGAAGGTGCCGCGCCCCTAG
- the galE gene encoding UDP-glucose 4-epimerase GalE, with protein MTQFPVLVTGGAGYIGSHAVLALRDRGWPVVVLDDLSTGFRWAVPDDVPFHHGDVADGDLVKRILAEHDIGAIMHFAGSIIVPESVENPLKYYDNNTGKSRAMIQSAVEAGVPHFIFSSTASVYGEAEAKPLSEDDPIQPFNPYAMSKAMTERVLADMAKAHPMNYCVLRYFNVAGADPQARSGQSGVGSTHLIKVALEAALGKRSEVAVFGLDYPTRDGTGIRDYIHVSDLAAAHVHALEALAAQPERNLTMNVGYAKGFSVLEVLDAVDRVVGKPVPRRMEGRRAGDVPALLADNTRLLATTPWQPEHDDLEQIIADALRWETKLQAMREDEKARENA; from the coding sequence ATGACCCAGTTCCCCGTTCTCGTCACCGGCGGTGCCGGTTATATCGGAAGCCACGCGGTGCTGGCGCTGCGCGATCGCGGCTGGCCGGTGGTGGTGCTCGACGATCTGTCGACGGGTTTTCGCTGGGCGGTGCCGGACGACGTGCCGTTCCATCACGGCGACGTGGCCGACGGCGATCTGGTGAAGCGCATCCTGGCCGAGCACGACATCGGCGCGATCATGCATTTCGCCGGATCGATCATCGTCCCCGAATCGGTCGAGAATCCGCTGAAATACTATGACAACAACACGGGCAAGAGCCGGGCGATGATCCAGTCCGCGGTCGAGGCGGGGGTTCCGCATTTCATCTTCTCCTCCACCGCCAGCGTCTATGGCGAGGCGGAGGCGAAGCCCTTGTCCGAGGACGATCCGATCCAGCCCTTCAATCCCTACGCGATGTCGAAGGCCATGACCGAACGGGTGCTGGCCGACATGGCGAAGGCGCATCCGATGAACTATTGCGTGCTGCGCTATTTCAACGTCGCGGGCGCCGATCCGCAGGCGCGCAGCGGGCAGTCCGGCGTGGGATCGACCCATCTGATCAAGGTCGCGCTGGAAGCCGCGCTGGGCAAGCGCAGCGAGGTGGCGGTATTCGGGCTCGACTATCCGACTCGCGACGGGACCGGTATCCGCGACTATATCCATGTCAGCGACCTGGCCGCCGCGCATGTCCACGCGCTCGAGGCTCTGGCGGCTCAGCCGGAGCGCAACCTCACCATGAATGTTGGCTATGCCAAGGGATTCTCGGTGCTGGAAGTGCTGGATGCGGTCGACCGCGTAGTGGGCAAACCGGTCCCGCGCCGCATGGAGGGGCGCCGCGCGGGCGACGTGCCGGCGCTGCTGGCGGACAATACGCGCCTGCTGGCCACCACCCCCTGGCAGCCCGAGCATGACGATCTGGAACAGATCATCGCCGATGCCCTGCGCTGGGAGACCAAGCTGCAGGCCATGCGCGAGGATGAGAAGGCGCGCGAGAACGCCTGA